The DNA segment GGATCGCCTGCTGGTTCGGAGCAGCACCGGTGTAGAACACATTGCGCTCGCTCTCTTCGCCCTCGTACTGCACCGGATAGAACAGGATGTTGTTCAGTTCCTTGAACACCGGCAGCACAGACTTGCGGGAGACCGAGGTCCAGCAACCGAATACGACAGCGACCTTGTCCTTGGTGATCAGTTCGCGGGCCTTTTCGGCGAACAGCGGCCAGTTGGAAGCGGGATCGACGACGACGGCTTCGAGCTTCTTGCCGAGCACGCCGCCCTTCTTGTTCTGCTCGTCGATCAGGAAGAGAACGGTGTCCTTCAGCGTGGTCTCGCTGATCGCCATGGTGCCGGAAAGCGAATGGAGCACGCCGACCTTAATGGTGTCGTCGGCAGCCTTTGCGTTCGAGAACGCCGACAGGCCAAGCACCAGTCCCGCTGACGCCGCGAGCCACCGGCGACGGCTGAACGTCGCGTTCGCATGAATAAGTTTTGTAAGCATGAAATGTCATCTCCCTGACGCAGAGCGTTAAACGCTGCGAACGGCCCCACGGCCGCCTGCGTTTACGGAATCGCAAGAACCATGCCACGCCCCTTTCGACGGGCAAGCATATGTTTTATTTATGTAATTCGACAAAAGCGCCGGCCGGAATCGCGCTAATGATCTCTTTTTAGGCAGAAAAAATGGGTGGTATTTCCGCAATTTGACTAACTGATAGTCATTTTTGGCATGACTTAAGTGTGAAGGCACAAAAATATAGCACCGGCGCAGCGCGACACCTGGTTTTCCTGATGCTGGCATAACCCCACAATATGGACGACCCACCTTGAAAGCGCCGCGTTCCTGTTCCATATGGAGCCCATGCGACCCGAATCACGGGTTTGCGCGAGCTGCGTGTTCTCTGGCCCTTGCAGAAGTTGCAACGGCTTCTGGCTTGCCCTTTTCAGCTAACAACACCGATGCCCCGTACACGCGGGTGTCCAAGGCACCCAAACGCTGCCGGTCCAGACGACCGGGCGGCCTAACGCCTTGATATGGAAAGTACTCAATTTTGACCTCCTTTCAGGATTTCGGCCTCGCCGATCCCATTTCGCGCGCGCTCAGAGAAGAAAACTACCTGACGCCTACCCCCATCCAAGCTCAAACCATCCCCCTCGTATTGGCCGGCCGCGACGTCGTCGGCATCGCCCAGACCGGCACCGGCAAGACCGCGGCCTTCGCCCTGCCGATCCTCCACCGCATCCTGGCCAACCGCATCAAGCCGCAGCCCAAGAGCTGCCGTGTGCTGGTGCTCAGCCCCACCCGGGAACTGTCCGGGCAGATCCTCGAGAGCTTCAACGCCTATGGCCGGCACATGCGCCTGACCTCGACGCTGGCGATCGGCGGCGTTCCGATGGGACGCCAGGTCCGCAGCCTAATGCCGGGGGTCGAGATCCTCGTGGCCACGCCCGGTCGCCTGCTCGACCTCGTGCAAAGCAACGGGCTGAAGCTCAACCAGGTCGAGTTCCTCGTGCTGGACGAAGCCGACCGCATGCTGGACATGGGCTTCATCAACGACATCCGTAAAATCGTCGCCAAGCTGCCGGTCCGGCGGCAAACGCTGTTCTTCTCGGCGACGATGCCCAAGGATATCGCCGAACTGGCCGACACGATGCTGCGCGAGCCCGCCCGGGTTGCAGTAACGCCGGTCGCCTCGACAGTAGAACGCATCAACCAGCGGGTGCTCCAGGTCGATCACTCGGCCAAGGCAACCGTTCTGGCAGAGCTTCTCAGGCAGGAAGCGGTCGGACGCGCACTGGTCTTTACCCGGACCAAACATGGCGCCGACAAGGTCGTGAAGGGCCTCGCGCGCGCCGGCATCACCGCTGACGCCATCCACGGCAACAAATCGCAAAACCACCGCGAGCGGGTGCTCGCGGCGTTCCGCACCGGCGCCATCCGCACGCTGGTCGCCACCGACATCGCCGCCCGCGGCATCGATGTCGACGGCGTCAGCCACGTCGTGAATTTCGATCTTCCCAATGTTCCCGAAACCTACGTCCACCGCATCGGCCGCACCGCGCGTGCCGGCGCTGACGGCACTGCGATTTCGCTGGTCGCGGGCGCCGAGGAACTCGGCTATTTGCGCGACATCGAAAAGCTGATCCGCATGGCGTTGCCGAAGGAAGACCGGCGTACGCCCGGCCAGCGCGACACAGCGCCTCCGGCCGCGCATCGCGGCGGCGGCCGACCTGCGCCACGGGCGCATGCGGGGCGCGCAAATGGCGCTGGAGAAGGGCCGAAAGGCCCTCGCCGAAAGCACCGTCGTGGTGGTAATAATGACGCTTCAAAATTCAACCGGAACGAGGTCAATCGGCAGCAGCCGAACCGCCCCTCACAAAGCGGCGGTACCGCCGAAGGATTGCAGGGGGTCAGCTTTCTGTACCGGGAAAGCCGTCCGAAAACCCAACCCAACCGCAACCAACGGCCACGCTAGTCGCCTGTCGACCTGGAGAACATCATGGCGAAAGAAGAGCTGATCCAGTTCGAAGGGCTGGTCACCGAAATCCTCCCCGATGCCCGCTATCGCGTCCAGCTGGACGCGGGGCACGAGATCGTTGCCTATACGGCGGGCAAGATGAAGAAAAACCGCATCAAGACGCTCGCGGGCGACCGGGTGACGATCGAGATGTCGCCTTACGATCTCGAAAAGGGCCGGTTGATCTTCCGGCACAAGGACGAGCGACCGGGTGGAGGCGGCGCAGGCGCCCCCCAGCGCGGCGCAGCGCAGCGCGGCCAATTTCGCCGCAGATAAGTCGCACGAAACTGTTGGCCGCGTGACAGGACCGTGTCGGGGGCCGCGCGCCCCCACGCACGGTCCTGCGGACGCGCTCAAAAAATTCGCGTGCCTTGAGGATTGTTTGGGGCGCTACTTTGGAATATTATGACCTATCGATTTTCGGCCGGACGACATTAGCTATCCACCGGTACAGCCGGTTTAGACGCTGACGACCCTTCCAAAAATTCGATCTCACCAGCCAGCGAGAGTTGGCTTAGTTATATCTATCTTGAGAAGGGACTATCCCGTGAGCATGGGAACTGTAAAGTGGTTTAACGCGACCAAGGGTTACGGCTTCATCCAACCGGACGATGGCGGCAACGACGTTTTCGTTCACATCAGCGCCGTCGAACGCGCCGGCCTTGGAACTCTGCGTGAAGGCCAGAAGGTCAGCTACGAAATCGTCGCCGACCGCCGTTCCGGCAAGTCTTCCGCCGACAATCTGCGCGCAGCCGGCTGAATTCTGACACGCTGGAAATCACGGCGGCCGGATTATCGACCGCCGCGATTTTCGGCCTTGTGCCGACGAGTTCTTGTACGAAAGAAAAAGGGCCACGCATTCAGCGCGGCCCTTTTGTTTTGGCTGGACGTTACCGGGCCGAACCGGCGTCGCGCTTACTGCTTGGGCGCCGAGGCGCCAGTGGCTTGGCTGCTCAGATTGCCGGCCTGGTCCATCGCCGATTTGAAGTAGTTGTCGCCGTCGCCAAGCGTAACGCGACGCTGGCACACCGGCATGCAGCTATAGGATTCGCGCTCGACGCCGCGATAGACCGTGATGAGCTGATCGGTCGGACCTTCGACCTGGATCAGCCGGTCGACAAGAACCTCGCCCGAACGATCCATCGCAATGAAATTGGTGGCGCCGTAACCTTTCCCGGTCACGACCAGGACCCCGCCGGACTGAAGCGCGACGTCCGCGATCAGTGGATTTCCGACGACGATGGTGGCGACGCGGGCCGGAAGCTTCACAAGCCTCGCCTGATCGACATTCACCGAGACGGTGTTGGCGGAAGGCTCCGCGATGGCCGCCAGCGGCCATATCAGCATGCCGGCTGCAAGCGCGTGGAACGCGAAGCGCCGACGGGTGGAAAAACGCAAGGACTGAGGCGACATACAATACCCCGGGACGTTGACAAGCCGGCTTAAGCGATACGCAGCGGAGCCGGCGCCCGACGTGGCAAATCTGCCGTCAATTAGTGAATGAACTGCAAATGACGGCCGAATTCGCCAAGCCGCCCAGACCTACTGGCGAAAAGGGTAAGCAAGTTGCCCAACAATTTCATTAGGAATGTGCGGATCGTCGGTGCCGTAGACTTGCGGCAGCCGGTCCTCGGGCATCCGGAAGGTCCCGAATAGGATGTCCCAGATCGGAAAGGTGCCTGCGAAATTGGTATTGCCGCCGTCATCGGCCGCAGTGTGATGCCAGCGGTGAAACACCGGCGTCGCCAGCACATATTTGAACGGCCCCAGCGTCCAGTTCAGGTTGGCGTGCACGAAAGCGGAATGGAACGTGTTGAACGGACCGACCCACAGCATGATGTTCGGCGAGATCCCCGCCATCAGCAGGATGACATCGACCCCGATCGTTCCCAGGAACAGGTTGACCGGATGAAAACGCGCGGCCGAAATCCAATCCAGTTCTTCCGATGAATGATGGATCGCGTGGTACTTCCAGAAGCCGCCGCCGTGAAACAGCCGGTGCAGCCAGTACAGCATCAAGTCGGACAGCACCAGAAACAGCAGCGCCTGGCACCAGAGCGGCAACCGCGACAGCGGACCATGCCCGTTATCGTAGAATGCGATCAGATCGTCGGCGTTGTGGATGTCGAAGACCACCGAGGCGCCGAGCACGAGCAGGCCGATCCGCAGCACCCGTGCAAATACGGGAACGAAAAACCAGTAGCAGACATCGGTGATGATTTCCCGCTTGCTCCACCAGGGCTTTCCGTCATTGCAGGCCCAGAAGTGAGTCAGCACCGAGAACACCAGCGCTAGTGCGATCGTAATCGGCACTACCTTGGTAATCGTCTCGCCAAGCATTTCGACGATTTCCACGGGTAGATTGGACATGGCAGCGGCCTCTCTTGAACGAGTGTCTCAAGGCGTACGCCTCGCCGCTTAAGGAGCCGTAAAGCGAGAAGCCGCGGCAGTTCGCTCTCTCTATTTTATCAGGCGCGAGATGCTGCAAATCCCGTCACTTGAACTTGAGTGAGCCGGTTAATTCCAAATTTACTGTGCTCAAGAACTGCGCCGTTTGCGGCTTTTTACGCGGTCGAATTAACCGTGCCGAAATCGGTCCGCACGTAGGGTCGCGCCCATGGTCACGGTGCTGAGAACGCCGGCGAGACCAAAGTTAGTTCGACCAGCCACGTGTCACATGGAGCTATCTATGAAGAATCTGATTGCGCGTTTTGTGAAGGACGAGTCCGGCGCCACCGCCATCGAATACGGCCTGATCGCCGCCGGCATCGCGCTTGCGATTATCGCCGTCGTCAACGGCCTCGGCAGCAACTTGCAGGGCAAGTTCACCTCGATCAACAACTCGCTCAAGTAAGCGCTAGTTGATTTTTTGAGATCAAGGCCCCGGTCAATCCGGGGCCTTTTTTCTTCCCCGGTTCCACAGCGTTGCGTCATGCGTATCACCCCGTTCATGCCCGCTCCGGCGAAATCGCGGTCCGTTGCGAGCCGTGCCAAAACGGCTTCGCCAGCGGCGCTCATTTGCGCGGCCTTGATGCTCGCACTGGTGTTTCTCGCCATTCAGATCGCAAGCGTGCTGCGGACGTCTTCATTTTCCGATTGTTCATCTATCGGCGATAGCGTCAAAGAAAGCTGCCCGATCTAACTCACGCGAGCGGTCCCGTTTTCATGATCCTTGATGTTGCTCGCCTCCTGCTCTTCCCGGCCCTGATGGCGTTCGCTGCGGCAAGCGACCTCTTCACGATGACGATTTCGAACCGGGTATCGCTGGCGCTTGCGGCAGGTTTTGTCGTGCTCGCGCTTGCAAGCGGCATGGGAACGCCGGAGATCCTGATGCATCTGGCCGCGGGCGCGACCGTACTGGCCGTGGCGTTTGGCTGTTTTGCCTTTGGATGGATCGGCGGCGGCGACGCCAAGGTCGCGGCGGGAGCCGCACTCTGGTTCGGCTTTTCCCACCTGTTGAACTATCTGCTCTACGCCTCGGTGTTTGGCGGCGTGTTGACGCTTTTGTTGCTGCAGTTCCGCCAGTGGCCGCTCCCCTATGCGCTGGCAGGTCAATCCTGGCTGCTCAAACTTCACGCCAAGGACAGCGGGATTCCTTACGGCATCGCGCTCGCCATCGGCGCGCTTGTCGTCTATCCGGAGACCGAATGGATCAAGGCCGTCGACGTGGCGCGGCTCAT comes from the Bradyrhizobium erythrophlei genome and includes:
- a CDS encoding DEAD/DEAH box helicase encodes the protein MTSFQDFGLADPISRALREENYLTPTPIQAQTIPLVLAGRDVVGIAQTGTGKTAAFALPILHRILANRIKPQPKSCRVLVLSPTRELSGQILESFNAYGRHMRLTSTLAIGGVPMGRQVRSLMPGVEILVATPGRLLDLVQSNGLKLNQVEFLVLDEADRMLDMGFINDIRKIVAKLPVRRQTLFFSATMPKDIAELADTMLREPARVAVTPVASTVERINQRVLQVDHSAKATVLAELLRQEAVGRALVFTRTKHGADKVVKGLARAGITADAIHGNKSQNHRERVLAAFRTGAIRTLVATDIAARGIDVDGVSHVVNFDLPNVPETYVHRIGRTARAGADGTAISLVAGAEELGYLRDIEKLIRMALPKEDRRTPGQRDTAPPAAHRGGGRPAPRAHAGRANGAGEGPKGPRRKHRRGGNNDASKFNRNEVNRQQPNRPSQSGGTAEGLQGVSFLYRESRPKTQPNRNQRPR
- the infA gene encoding translation initiation factor IF-1, which produces MAKEELIQFEGLVTEILPDARYRVQLDAGHEIVAYTAGKMKKNRIKTLAGDRVTIEMSPYDLEKGRLIFRHKDERPGGGGAGAPQRGAAQRGQFRRR
- a CDS encoding cold-shock protein — protein: MSMGTVKWFNATKGYGFIQPDDGGNDVFVHISAVERAGLGTLREGQKVSYEIVADRRSGKSSADNLRAAG
- a CDS encoding pilus assembly protein N-terminal domain-containing protein produces the protein MSPQSLRFSTRRRFAFHALAAGMLIWPLAAIAEPSANTVSVNVDQARLVKLPARVATIVVGNPLIADVALQSGGVLVVTGKGYGATNFIAMDRSGEVLVDRLIQVEGPTDQLITVYRGVERESYSCMPVCQRRVTLGDGDNYFKSAMDQAGNLSSQATGASAPKQ
- a CDS encoding sterol desaturase family protein, which translates into the protein MSNLPVEIVEMLGETITKVVPITIALALVFSVLTHFWACNDGKPWWSKREIITDVCYWFFVPVFARVLRIGLLVLGASVVFDIHNADDLIAFYDNGHGPLSRLPLWCQALLFLVLSDLMLYWLHRLFHGGGFWKYHAIHHSSEELDWISAARFHPVNLFLGTIGVDVILLMAGISPNIMLWVGPFNTFHSAFVHANLNWTLGPFKYVLATPVFHRWHHTAADDGGNTNFAGTFPIWDILFGTFRMPEDRLPQVYGTDDPHIPNEIVGQLAYPFRQ
- a CDS encoding Flp family type IVb pilin — translated: MKNLIARFVKDESGATAIEYGLIAAGIALAIIAVVNGLGSNLQGKFTSINNSLK
- a CDS encoding A24 family peptidase; the encoded protein is MILDVARLLLFPALMAFAAASDLFTMTISNRVSLALAAGFVVLALASGMGTPEILMHLAAGATVLAVAFGCFAFGWIGGGDAKVAAGAALWFGFSHLLNYLLYASVFGGVLTLLLLQFRQWPLPYALAGQSWLLKLHAKDSGIPYGIALAIGALVVYPETEWIKAVDVARLMIG